The region TCGGCCCCAACGGCGCGGGCAAGTCCACCGTGTTCAACATGGTCGGAGGCCAGCTGAGGCCCGATCGCGGACAGGTTCTGCTCGACGGTCAGGACATCACCCACGCGGCGCCGCAGAAGCGGTTTCGCCGCGGCGTGGGACGCACGTTCCAGGTCGCCCAGACCTTCCTGTCGATGAACGCGGCCGAGAACGTGCAGATGGCGCTGATCAGCTGCCGCCGGCGAAGCCTCGGCCTCTGGGCCCCGGCCCGGGAACGGTATCGCGAGAAGGCAGTCGAGCTGCTCGCCCAGGTGGGCATGGCGGAGGCGGCGGACATTCCCTGCTCGGCCCTGGCCTATGGCGACGTGAAGCGCGTCGAACTCGCCATCGCGCTCGCCGGGGAGCCCAAGCTCCTCCTCATGGACGAGCCGACGGCCGGCATGGCTCCCCGGGAGCGGGCGGAGCTGATGGACCTCACGGCCTCCATCGCCGCCTCGCGGGGAATCGGCGTTCTTTTCACCGAGCACGACATGGACGTGGTCTTCGGCCATGCGGGCCGGGTTCTCGTGCTTCTGCGCGGCCAGATCATCGCCG is a window of Microvirga lotononidis DNA encoding:
- a CDS encoding ABC transporter ATP-binding protein, translating into MTLLAVTDLQKSFGGVVAARGVTFSVERGEMLAIIGPNGAGKSTVFNMVGGQLRPDRGQVLLDGQDITHAAPQKRFRRGVGRTFQVAQTFLSMNAAENVQMALISCRRRSLGLWAPARERYREKAVELLAQVGMAEAADIPCSALAYGDVKRVELAIALAGEPKLLLMDEPTAGMAPRERAELMDLTASIAASRGIGVLFTEHDMDVVFGHAGRVLVLLRGQIIAAGTPDEIRRDAQVRRAYLGDEHALERPKGPGPA